In Parasegetibacter sp. NRK P23, the genomic stretch ATACATAAGTATCGGAGGGCAGAATATAGGTTACGCCAACTTTAGGGAGCCAAGCGTTCTGGGCCACTTCGTTCTCCTGCGGTGTTTCATAAGCCAACCGGAAAGTATACCGTTCGTGGCGCAGTCCCAGCAGCACTTTCAACCGGTCGGTAACGCTCACCTGGTCCTGGAAATAAATACCGTTGGCAAAATCACGTGTTTTGTTCACGCGGTCGTAAGTAGTAGCAGCGAGGGTATACGTAGTACCGTCGAGGTTAGAACTTTTTGAAGGATCATACACATTCACGGAACCGATGGGTGAAGTATTGTAGCGGTAAGTACCCCAGTTGAACAGCGACACATTGTAATCGTATCCGATCAGCGATTTGTGCTGAAGGCTGCCTGTGTTGAAGTTGGCGGTCACATAACCTGTAACGTTGTCCGCATCCATTTTCGCGTTCCATTCGCCGTAATACACGCTCAGGCTGCTATCTCCATTAGACCAGGCTGCATTGCCGAGGTAAAGTTCAGTGGCGTGGCGCTTATCGTCCCAGCTCAGGAAGTCCTTTAAATAAGACACGTTAAAGTCGATGTTTTTCGTGATTTTCTGACTCAGTGAAAGATTGAGCGAAGTGGTGGTGGTTTTGTTGCCATCGCCCACCTGGAGTACGGTAAAATCGATAGGTGTTTCGTCGATTGTTTTTCCTTTGAAGGGGAAGATGCCATCGTTTTCCATCGTAAGCAGGCGGGTATGATTGATGTCTACGTTGATGCGGGTGCCTTCTTTGGGGAGAAAAGAGAAAGATGGTGCTACGGTGAAAGCGTTGTCTTTCATATTATTCTGCCAGGTATCGCTCATTTGGCCGAACACATTCAAACGGTACAACACCTTTCCGTCTTCGGTCATTTTTCCGGTGAAATCCATATCGCCGCGTAGTGTATTGAAGCTGCCTGCGCTGAACGATAAAGTTTGTCTTTTTTCTGCCAGCGGTTTTTTGGTAACAAGGTTGAGCACCCCGCCCGGACTCATATTGCCGAACATGGAAGAGGAAGGCCCTTTCACCACTTCATAACTCTCCACTACGGGAGAGATGGCGGAGAAGCGGTAGTTATCGCTCAGTGTTCTCAGTCCGTTGATAAGCCTGGTATTGCTCTGAAAACCGCGGATGATGATGGTTCTACCGTTGTTGGACACACGCACATTGGCATTGCGGGCGATATCATCGAAACGAACAGCCTGCCGGTCGCGGATCAGTTGCTGCGTAATGGTGGAAACTGTTCCTGGAATTTCGGTAACGGGGATGGCCACTTTCGTGGCGGCGAAAGAATAATTCGCTTTATAACCTTCGTTCCGGCGACCGGTTACTTCCACCGTTTGCAGTTGACCGTTAGCAGGCAACATTGTAATGGTAAGGTATTCGGAGCCGTTGGCTTTCAGGTTTACGGTGCGTTCCGTTGTTTCGAAACCCACGGAGGAGATCACCAGTTTGTATTTGCCTGCGGGCAGGTTTTGTATAGAGAAATCGCCGGTTTCGGAGGAAACATATTGCTGGTTGTTCACGTTAACCGTGGCATTGGGAACGGGTTGTCCGGCTTCGGTTTGTATTTTTCCTTCGATGCGGGCGGAAGATTGGGCGAAGGAAGGAAGTGTGGAAGAACATATTATCAATAAACTAAAAAGGCGTGTAAGGGCATACCATTTCATACGTGGACTGTTTTGGCCTGCAAAGGAAGTCCATCGACAAAATGTTTGTTTCCGGAATGCGGAAATAATGTTGCGAGATGCGGAAAAAGCGGTTACCCTTTCCCGGGCACCGCTGCATCCGATTATAATTTATAGTGAATAACCCGAAGGATATTTTACAACTTCAATGTTCCTTCAATAGAATCGTCCAGTGTTTTACCGATCATTGCGCCGATCACTTGTTTGGCGAACGCCACCATTTGGTTGTGTTTGGTATCCCAGTAATAGCCGTTATCGGGAATAAACTGAAGCACGGTAATGCGTGGATCGTCCTTTCCTTCGGTGAACCATGTTTTGAGCATTGGATTCCACAGCTCTTCGATGATGGATTTATCGTTGAGCATATTTACTTCTCCTGAGAGCCGCAGGAAATCGGAATAGGTGGATCCCTGGAAAAGAAGGCTCACGCGCGGGTCGGCGGCAATTTCAAGGTTCTGGTGGCTGTCGGAGGCGCTGAGGAACCAGATTATCCCTCCTTTATCTACTTTTTGCACGGCCATTGGGCGGGTGGCGAAGTCGGTGCCCGCGCTGGTATTGGTGCACATAAAACAAATCTTTGCTTTGTTCACCAGTTCCGACAGTTTTTCGGCTGCTTCACGGCCCTGGAGGTCGTCTCTGTTGTCTTCAGGCTGTTGCTGGTTGATGCTGTTCATAGTCGTTTTTCGGGTAACAAAGAAAAAACCGGACCACGGCGCCAAGACCTACACATCACCCGTGTACCCTTATTTTTTCCGCCACAACCAGGGCGCCACGGGGTCTTTTTCCGACCACAGTCCCAGTTTTTTATTCCTGGCCATCCTTTCTAGTTGGGCGTAAGCGGTATCGCCTGAATATTTTTTAAAGTGCCAGGCCAGTCCGTTTTCCACGAGCAGTTTGTTGAGGTTACGGCCATCGGCGAGGAGCACTTCGGCGATCAGCCTTTTGTTGCGGTCGAATTTGTTGTGATGTTGAAGCGTGATGTTTTTTCCGAAGCACTGGTCGGAAACGAATTGCTTTGCTTTGGTGCCGAAGGGTTGGTTCTTTTCCGGGCAGTCGATGTGTTCGAAGCGTACCGTGAGTTCGGTATTGTCTTTCAGGACAACGAAGGTATCGCCGTCTTTTATTTTCACCACTTTGTAGGTGGGGGATGAATGCGTTGTATTCTTTTCAAGTGTGTAGGCGGTGGCGCCGTTGGTTTCCGTGCAGGAGATAATATTAGAAAGAATGCAAAACAGCAATAACGATATCGGAAGCCGGTGCTTTATGGAAGGATGTATCATTGCTGCAATTTAGAAAGAAACGGAGGAAGCCTTTTATGGAAACCCGTTTAACCTGAAAAGATATTCCTCTTACAGCTTCTTTTCCGAAAGAATATATTTATCGATGATATACGCCGAGATGGGCCTGAGTCTTCTGTTCATATCCAATGGATGAAAGCCTTCAGCGGTATAGAATTCCATTTTTCCATTCAGTTTGATGTACCATACTTTTCCAATATCATCCATGGTGAGTGTATCGGGCTTGTTTATTTTCCTGAAGTACTTCAGTTTTTGCGGATCGACCGCAATTATATGCCTGCCGTTAGGCTTTGAGCTGCAAGGAACCTGTTCGTAATGATCATCTATCCATTCCATACACCCTGAACCCGTTGGTGGAGCTGTGTTCAATTGCTGATTGCTGGTCAGGTCAAAGTTTCTGTAAACCAGAAATCCGGTAAATACAACGAAAGCCAGCAAGGTTGAAAAGACGAGATATTTAAGACGAAACTTTACAAAGGGAGAAAATGGTTTAATTTCTCCGTATTTGTTTAATTGGGCAGCTGTGTCCGGATTATCCGAAGCATGTAAAGGATTCGTTAGTATTGTTTCATCACTCCCGGTGTTTGCGCTTTGCAATGGATTATCTGGCCCCATTCCCTGAATTTCTGCCGCTATTTTTACTTCCTCCTTTAACCGCAGTTCTTGCAAAAATTCATCCGCTCCTCCACTCATACTTTCCAATTCTTCACTATTCTTTACTGGTTTGTCCTCTTCTAATTCTATATCATAATCCTCTCCTAACTTATATGGCCTTCTTTCAAAATCAATGAGCCAGGCTACCAATTCAACATATTTCCCATCCGGTCTTGTAGTGTCCTTATTTAAATAATTAAGTACGGGCCTGAACTCATCTACCTTCTTCTTTGCGATAGCCTTCGAAACAAGGCTTTTGTCATCTCCTTCTCCAAAAAAAGCATTGAGTAATCTTCCATCCTTTCTGGAATACCGCTTGGAGCAAACATTAATGCATTCATCTTTCAATCTAGCAGGTGTGGGATACATTAACAGTAATGAGAGCAAATTTTCAGCCCTCTTTTTCTCATAGTCCTGCAGAACAAGTTTGATATAGGCAGGTGACATTTTCTAAATATTATACCCTAAATCTAACGGAATTTCCGGAATCCCGCCGGCATTACCGGAATCTCAACGGAATCATCGGAATTCCCGGAATCGAATAGTAATCAATCACTTACGACGCTCTAATTTTGACTTCAGCAACGGTTGACCACCTCTCCAGCTAAGAGGTTCCTGTACAGCAACGGTTGCCACGGGGAGCTGAAAGCGGTTGCAGCTAACCGGCCTGGGAAGCGTTTACCGGCTTCCGCAATCGGCTCCCCACCTCTTCCCAACGGCGTAAGAAGCGCTTCTTACCGCCACGCCACACTGCACCCGCCAACGGCGATGGTAGCAGCATTTCGTAAAATTTTAATAACACAAAAATGTTTACATACATTCTTGCGATCCTGCTATCACTATGCGCAGGACAGCACACCACGCCCGTAAATGGCGGCGACAATACACCCATTACCACCATGGACGATGATGGCGGCGGCGGAGAAGCCGGGCACGCACCCAACCAGCCACCACCTCCCAAGCCCATCAAACCGTAGTTGTTACGGTAGCGGATAACGCCATGAGGCAGGAAAGTATCCTGCCTCATTTTTTTGCCCGTCGCGGAAGGAAATATTACTTTTAAACAAACTCCTTCCGTGGTTAAAAAGCCCTTATACCTGCTCCTATGGCTCTTTATGCTGTATACCACCGGCTGTAAAACACAGCCTGAAAAAATTCCCGTCACCACTTCAGCACTGTATAAAATGGGGGAAGCGCTCCTCAATGTGCAAAACGATTCAGCCTTCTATTACTTCAACGAGGTAGCCAACACCTCCGCCGATAGTCTGGAAGTGGCCATGGCTTACAACAAAATGGCCATCATACAGGCCGATGCGGGCGATCATTTCGGCAGCCAGGAAAGTCTGCTCACCTCCTTGCGATACCTGGATGAAAAAGAAGAGCGCAACAGTTATTGTTTGTTCTCCGATTACAATGAACTCGGGTTTACAAGTCTGGGGCTGAAAAACTACCCCGATGCCATCCGCTATTTCGACCAGGCACTGCGCTTTATAGAAGATGCGGATTACAGGTTGATACCGCTGAACAACAAAGCCCTGGCCCTGCAACGTTTGAAAAACTATGATGCAGCGCTCCGTATTTACGATTCTATTTTTGAACGCAGTAATCCTGATACAAAAGAATACGCGCGCGTATTGTCGAACAGGGCGAAAACAAGATGGCTGAAGGACCCGGGCTATAACGCCTTGCCCGAGTTTCATACCTCGCTCCTGCTGCGCAGGAAGGAACAGGACAAATGGGGACTTACCGCAAGCTACATTCACCTCAGCGACTATTATTCCGCCACACAAAAGGATTCCGCACGGTTGTACGCGGAAAACCTGCGCCGGCTTGCCCTGGAACTGGAAAGTCCGGAAGATGAACTGGACGCACTGCAACGGCTCATCCAAATCGACGATTCTGCCAACGGAAAACAATACTTCAACCGTTACCTTCAATTGAACGATAGTATACAAACCAGTCGCGGCAATGCCAGGAACCAGTTTGCGCTTATCCGTTATGAAGCGGAAAAACACCGGGCTGAAAACCTGGAACTGCAAAAGCAGAATGCCGAAAAGAAAGTCAGCATATTCAGGCAACGGGCCGCTATCGTTGCACTGGTGGCGCTCTTTATCGGCGGATGGATCTGGTTCAGGAAACGCAGGCAACAGGCCGTTCGCGAACAGCAATTGAAAACATCCCGGAAAGTGCACGATGTGGTGGCGAACGGACTCTACCGCCTCATGGCCAAAGTGGAACACGGCACCACCATCGAAAAAGAAGAACTGCTGGATGAAATGGAGATACTGTACGAACAATCAAGAGATATTTCCTACGACCAGCCGGAACAAACACCACACGGCTTCCACCAGCAAATCGCCGCGTTATTGAAATCCTTTTCTTCCTCCGGCACCACCGTATCCATCGTGGGCAATACGCCTGAAACCTGGCTTCCGGTTTCTTCCAGAGTGAAAGCCGAACTGAAACACGTGCTGCAGGAACTGATGGTGAACATGCGCAAACACAGCCACGCCACCAATGTGGTCATAAAATTTGAGCCGCAGGAAAATGAATTGCTGATCCGTTATACAGATGATGGCGTTGGTATACCTGAAAACACTGTTTTCGGCAATGGACTCACGGGTACGGAAAACCGTATCCGCAACATCGGCGGCAGGGTTATTTTTGAATCATCGCCCGCAAAGGCCTTACACATTCAATTATTCGTTCCAACCCAAACAAACAGATGATCCAGAAAGTACTGATAGCCGAGGACCATGAAAGCGCCAACATCTCCGTGCAGAAAACCCTTGAAGCCTTACAAATCTTCCAGCCCGATTACGTATACCATTGCGACGACGCGGCGCTGAAAATAAAAAAAGCCCTTCACGCAGGTGATCCCTACGACCTGCTCATCACCGACCTCTATTTCGAGAAGGACCACCGCACACAAACCCTTCCCGGTGGCCACGAACTGATAGGAGCGGTAAAAGCGGAACAGCCTGCTTTAAAAATACTGGTGTTCTCCGCTGAAAGCAGGCCCGCCATCATCCAAAAACTTTTCGATTCACCTGGCATCGACGCCTTCGTCAGAAAATCCCGCGGCGATGCCCAGGAACTGCTGAACGCCATCCATGCACTTTACAACAACCAACGTTATTACCCAAGAAATCTTCCGGAGCCGATGGAACGTAGGAACGCACACGATTTCACCCCGTTCGACATTACGATATTAACCCTGATGATCCAGGGAAAAAAGGTGCAGGATATTCCTGACTACCTGAAAGAAAAAGGGATAAAGCCTTCCGGGAAAAGCAGCGTGGAAAAGCGGTTGAACACGATTAAAGAAGTTTACCAGTTTACGACGAATGAACAACTGATCGCTTATTGTGTGAAGAAAGGGATTATAGAGTAGAAAACATTTCTTTCTCCATTTACGGATTCCCGTAAAAAACAGCCATCAAGGGCAATTACATTTGAAGCATCATCAACACCACATTGTTATGAAGCTTTATTATGTACATACGGCAGGTTATCAGAAACTTCTATTAAAACATAGCCGCGCAGGGGCGGGGTATAAATGACCGGGCTGATGACGCAGTTATTAAGCACATCTCATTGTCGGCCTAGCACCGTAGCGTTCGTATGAAAACGCTGATTTTTTGCGCACTTGTACTCTCCACTTCGGCCTGCGGCGATAGGGATGTATATATATGTGAGAGCAAAGGAGCTATCAGGTATCACTTAAAAGAAAATTGCCGTGGGCTAAAAAGTTGCAGTTACAGGATACTTAGAACAACGGAGGGAAAAGCAAAAGAAGAGGGGAAGACATTGTGCAGGTGGGAAAAGTGATTTCAATGTGCAGGCATTACTGGAATAGCGCAATCAGTTTATGTATTTATATTTTATCCGCAATTCAAAAACACCCTTATACTATATGACAGTACAACCAATCAATGAACAAAAAATAAATACAGACGAAAGCGATAAAATTACTTTCAATCAATTTGGGTTTCGTTCGGCGGCTAAGTCTCAATCACGTCCCGACACAGTTGAAGGATACCTGGAAATTGTTTATGCCAGATTTTTAGAAGACCAGAAATTAGATGAACAAGGATTGAAAGACAGAATAGCCAAACTTCGAGCCGAGGTCCAACAGGAAAAGGCAAAAAAACAAGAAACCATTGCAGACGTTAACGCAAGCAAGCGAAACAAGGAAGACAAAGAAAAGGAAATCGAAACACTGGAACTGGAGAAAATAGATATCAGGAACGGAGACGGAGAAACAGGCGATACAACACCATTTGTAATCGGCGCTTTTATTACACTGTTGTTAACACTTTACCTGTTCGTATTCTATTCCTCATCAGGATATTCCGCTTTTTATGGTATTAAGCCGGGAAGCCTTGGATTTATAAATCCCAACGTATTTGCAGATGCGACGAACAAGGGCGGTGGTGTTATCACGCTGATCATACTTTTTCCCGTTATCTTCCTAGGGCTCGGCTTCCTCATACACGATGCGCTGGAAAAGAACAAAAAGCTGGTGCAAGAGAGAAAACCACGTCAATTCGCATTAATTATCATTCTTTTAACCATAACGTTTATCGCGGATGCCTTTATCGGTTATAAAATTTCAGAAGGCGTTCACACCAACGATTTTAACGCAGGAAGAACAGAGGAGCTGTGGAAGTTCAATATGATTTATACTGATATCAATTTCTACCTTGTTTTAATTCTGGGCTTTGTTGTTTATGTGATCTGGGGGTTCCTGTTACATTATGTTTTAAGCCACCCATATTTAAAAACGGAAAGTGAAAAAATAAAGTTGATGGTGGAGAATATAAACAATAGGGTTTCAGAAAAAAGAAAGGAGCTTTCAGATATTATTGCCAAAATACATAAACAGGAAAGCGATATTGTCACCATCGACAATAAAATAGAGGAGAAAACAAAGGATATTATCGGATATGAAAATGGTAAAATTCCAATTAACGAAGCATCCTTGCGTGGTTCTGTTGGTGAATTCATGGGCGGTTGGCAAAATTACACCTACGGCAATTATTCCTTAAAAAAGGCGGATGAACTGATCCAGGAAACCATTAAACGACAAAATGAATGGTTAAGCAAGAAAATTTCCACCCACTCTTACGACCACTAAACTATGGAACACACACAAAGTAAAAAGAAGAAAAAAAAGAACAGGAAACCAATTTACCTGCTTTTAGGGTTTTTACTATTCTTCGCCTTATTCATCAATTTCATAACACGTCCATCCCTGCAAAGCAAAGCCATAGAACAAATCCAGGTTTGCAGCAATGTGGATGATGTTAAATCCATTTTTGACCGGTATAAATTTGACCTTTTAGAAAATGATGAGAACGGCAACAAAATAGTGTCGATGGAATTTCAACACGCCATTCGCAACAAGTTGCATTCCTTACGTTTGAATGAAGAAGAAATCAGTAAATGTATAGAATGGCTCCCGCCCACAAACACAAACCTGAATGTTATTGTAATTCCTGACTTATCGAGGAGGATTACGGATTCAATCAACAATTCCAATCAAATAGCAAACGATATTTTTGTGCTTCATGCTGTTTGGAATCAGTTTGTTGATCATGCCAAACTAAAACAGGACACCCGGGATATGCTCATGGTAGATGTTACTGACATCGATCAGGCGCGGGGTCAATTTGGCAATGTAGCCAACCAATTACAGTTCGACCTTTCCACTCATAAAGGCAAAACCAATCGTTTGTATTTTACAAGTGAGAAAACAAAGCAATTTGAACACGCTGCCAACGAAATGTATGCATCGGCAAAACAAAATCCTTTGGGAGCCGACTATCGTTTTTACTTTAGCAGGTACCTGATAAATCGCCTGAAAAAGCCCACGTTATTTGAAAACTACAGAAACAAAGTTATTATCATTACAGACGGCTATCTGGAAGCAGAAAACAAACCCGCCGACACAAAAATTTTTTCAGAAAAAGGAAGCTATGATTACAGGCCCATTTTATACCCGGCAGTTGATATTGGGAATGTAATGGACATTATCAATTCTAAACAACTGAACATCCCTAAGGTGGCAAATCTAGATCTTTCCCATACTGATGTGCTTGTTTGTGAAGTGCATGAAAGAAAAAATGGAATAAAAAAAGACTTTGAAATCCTAAAAGCCTATTGGACCGACTGGCTGCAAAGAATGCAAGCTCATAAAATTTCATTCATTCCGCGTGAGCAGGCGAACGCCTTAACAGAGAGCAAGATTCAGGATTTTTTTAAGTATTAAGTTTACGCTTACTACTGCAAATTAACAGAAATAATTACCGTTAAACCATCCATAAGCTATCCCTTTCAATGGCTTAACCGCTATTGAAAGGGTATCTTTTAAAGATAGTCTCCCACCTCAAAGCAATGCACCCCTTCCAAACCGCGGAACGAATCCGTTGAAAAAATTTCATCAATCCCCTCCAGCTTTTCCCCTTTGCTGAAAATGCCGTGGCTAACGATGAGTACCACTTTAGAAGCACCTTTACTTTTGAGCATAGCCGCTGTTCCGATAAATGTACCGCCACCATCGCAGATATCGTCAACAATAAAACAGGTGAGGCCGTCCAGGTTATTGGCGGTAGTGGTAAAGTTAGTAAGGATCCCTGTTTTCACATCGCGTTCTTTCATACATTCCACCAGATGTTCAACGTTCAGGAACTGCGCCAGCCCATGTATTTTTTTAAGTGCGCCCGCATCCGGGGAAACAAGGCAGAAAGACTCCTGGCCATTCTTTTCAAAATAGCTTTTCAAAGCATCTTTTACAAAGGAATGGTTGGTTACAATGTATGATCGGTCAATCAGAGCGGTAGCCACTTCGGAATGCGGATCGAATATTCTTATCTTTTTGAAATTCGCCTGGTTCAGTACAGCAGCTACTACTTTAAGGGAGAAAGGTTCCCCGCCGGTCATCACCCTGTCCATTCGTGCGGCCATGAGGTAAGCGATGTGCAGTTCAATGTGTTCGAACTCGTGGTAATCGAGCGTGTTTTTGATAAACAACACAAGCATCAGATCGGCTGGATTGGCAATTCTGGAAAGAAGGCGGATTGGTGCTTTTTTGTCTAAACGATCAAGGCTTTGCACATCCATTTTGATGTGAGGTTGGCCATCCGGGAAAGTGATGGTGGAGAAAGAAACATCAGATTTTTGAGGATATAGAAGGTTGATGGTATGCATAAAGGGATGGTTTTATTTTTTAGATGTTTCTTCCTTTCTCGCCGGGATAAAGATCTATTACTTTATCAGACTGAAAAAAGACTTTTGAATCAAGATCGATAGCGGTGATTTTTCCCGTAAAAGCAGCGCCGGTGTCAACATTCCAAATATTGGCAGCATGTATTGGAAGATCGGTTCCGTAATTGATTGTAGGCGTATGTCCGATAAATATTTCACGAAACAGTTTCAATCTTTTTGGGAAGAATGCATGGTCGGGTGGAAGAGCGGTGTTAAGTGCCAATGCTGTTTCCCACAATGTTCTGTCCCATGTATAATTTGTTGCATAAGGTTCTTTTGCCGGACCGTGCATGGATGAAAAGCCCGCGTGTATAAAGAGGTTGTTATCCTCATCAATATAATAGTCAATGAGTTCATTAAAAAAAGTTTTGTGCAGGTGCTTTTCATTTTCCGTCAATGCGGCATAGCTTTGAACAGTGGAAGTACCGCCATGCTTCAGCCATTCATCATCAGCATTTTTACCGGCAAGCCAATCTCCGCACCATACATCGTGGTTGCCTTTGATAAAAAAGCAAGAGAAACTTTCCTTTAACGCAAGCAGGCGGGTGATCACGGCGGCGGATCCGGACCATCCATCCACATAGTCACCAAGAAAAATCAGCGTATCGCTTTTCTCCGGAGCTACCCTTTCTATAAGTTGGCTAAGCGCTTTGTCAGCCCCGTGAATATCTCCTATAACGAATGTTCGTGGCATATTTTCAGGATGGAAATTGAATGTAATTGACAGGAATGTGTTCTGTGAGCCATACAGAATTAGCTGAAAGGAAAAAAGAATACCCTGCCGCCTGCATATCACCACTCCGGATCCGGAGCAATACTGGCTTGCCCCGGCGTTGCGCCACTGCTGTTGCAGTACATTCGTCAATACTCAGGTGTACATGCTGCCGCTCCATTTTCAGCAGCCCTTGTAATCGGATGGAAGCAAGGTATTTTTCTACTGTTCCGTGGTACAGCACATCAGGAGGTAATTGTGGCTCAAGCTGCAGATCAATGCCAATCGAATGGCCCTGGCTGGCCCGGATTTTTTGACCCGACTCGTCGAAGGAAAACCTTTTCTTATTGTTAGTGGACACGATGTGTTCCAATGAAGTATAATCCAGTGAAACCGGCCCGTCCCATTTCAAAAGCAGCTCTTCTACCGATGCCCAGCCGTTCTCGTCGAGCTGCAATCCGATTTTTTCCGGTTGATGCCGGAGCAACAGGCTCAGGTATTTACTGGCGCTGTTTATTTGTTTTTCATTCATTGTTGAGCAGTTGTTCGTAAATAGTGTAGTTCTCATCATCGAAGCAGACGAAGATCAGCCGGTCTATATGCATGCTATCTTCGAAATTTCCAACAGCCTTTACTGCTATCCCGGCCGCCAACTCTTTTGGAAATCTATAAATCCCCGTGCTGATATTGGGGAAAGCGATGCTCCTTATCTGATGCTTCACAGCCAATCGCAGACTATTTATATAACAATTCTGAAGCAGGTTGGTCTCTTTGCCGTTTCCATTCCAAACGGGCCCTACCGTGTGAATCACATATTTTGAAGGGAGCATTCCGGCCGTGGTAATCACAGCTTCTCCGGTTGGACATTTTCCCTGACGGGCGCGAATTTCCATGCATTCTTCCAGAATGGCTTTGCCGCCTTTCCGGTGAATGGCCCCGTCTACACCCCCGCCCCCTAATAACGAAGAGTTCGCTGCATTTACGATGGCATCTACTTCCATCGTAGTAATATCTGCTTTAATAAGTTCAATTTTCATATTTGTGCTTTTAAAAGTTGGTCACGCACTTGCATAAGCGCAAAACCAAGTAAATTCTCCCCAAGCCATTTTGTAGGGTCGTAAACGCAGGGATCTTCCTGGGTAAGACCTATCCCCCATATCGTATCTTCAGGACTTGCCTCCGCTAAAACTTTGTTTCCTGTAGCGAGAAGAAAATTTTTCAATACTGCATGAGCAGAAAACTTGTGGAAGTTTCCTTCCACCACTATATCAAATTTATGCGCATCCCAAATCTCTGGGTCGAAGGCTTTCACCTTTCTGCCAAGTTTCTTGGCAGCATTGGGGTCTGGTGTCTGTATTATTTGCCTGGCCATTTCTTCATCTCCGAAAAGCCTTGCTTTAGCCGCCATCATCCAATGTTCTGCTGTAAAATATACTGATCCCTCTACTTCAAAGGAGGCCATCCACCACTGACTTAAGCAAGACTTTGTTAACCGGTTTTCTTTTGAGGGACGGTGGCCCCAAAAAAAGAGGAACGAAACGTCGCGGTTATTTTCATACTGCTGTATCAACCACGCAAGATTGTATTTCATATTGAACGGAAAATTTGTAACGCGTTTTTTATAGCCATGTTCTCAGGCATAGAAAAAGCATCGCCGAAAAATACTTTTACCG encodes the following:
- the prs gene encoding ribose-phosphate diphosphokinase — translated: MHTINLLYPQKSDVSFSTITFPDGQPHIKMDVQSLDRLDKKAPIRLLSRIANPADLMLVLFIKNTLDYHEFEHIELHIAYLMAARMDRVMTGGEPFSLKVVAAVLNQANFKKIRIFDPHSEVATALIDRSYIVTNHSFVKDALKSYFEKNGQESFCLVSPDAGALKKIHGLAQFLNVEHLVECMKERDVKTGILTNFTTTANNLDGLTCFIVDDICDGGGTFIGTAAMLKSKGASKVVLIVSHGIFSKGEKLEGIDEIFSTDSFRGLEGVHCFEVGDYL
- a CDS encoding tetratricopeptide repeat-containing sensor histidine kinase, which produces MVKKPLYLLLWLFMLYTTGCKTQPEKIPVTTSALYKMGEALLNVQNDSAFYYFNEVANTSADSLEVAMAYNKMAIIQADAGDHFGSQESLLTSLRYLDEKEERNSYCLFSDYNELGFTSLGLKNYPDAIRYFDQALRFIEDADYRLIPLNNKALALQRLKNYDAALRIYDSIFERSNPDTKEYARVLSNRAKTRWLKDPGYNALPEFHTSLLLRRKEQDKWGLTASYIHLSDYYSATQKDSARLYAENLRRLALELESPEDELDALQRLIQIDDSANGKQYFNRYLQLNDSIQTSRGNARNQFALIRYEAEKHRAENLELQKQNAEKKVSIFRQRAAIVALVALFIGGWIWFRKRRQQAVREQQLKTSRKVHDVVANGLYRLMAKVEHGTTIEKEELLDEMEILYEQSRDISYDQPEQTPHGFHQQIAALLKSFSSSGTTVSIVGNTPETWLPVSSRVKAELKHVLQELMVNMRKHSHATNVVIKFEPQENELLIRYTDDGVGIPENTVFGNGLTGTENRIRNIGGRVIFESSPAKALHIQLFVPTQTNR
- a CDS encoding pyridoxamine 5'-phosphate oxidase family protein, which translates into the protein MNSINQQQPEDNRDDLQGREAAEKLSELVNKAKICFMCTNTSAGTDFATRPMAVQKVDKGGIIWFLSASDSHQNLEIAADPRVSLLFQGSTYSDFLRLSGEVNMLNDKSIIEELWNPMLKTWFTEGKDDPRITVLQFIPDNGYYWDTKHNQMVAFAKQVIGAMIGKTLDDSIEGTLKL
- a CDS encoding TonB-dependent receptor, which translates into the protein MKWYALTRLFSLLIICSSTLPSFAQSSARIEGKIQTEAGQPVPNATVNVNNQQYVSSETGDFSIQNLPAGKYKLVISSVGFETTERTVNLKANGSEYLTITMLPANGQLQTVEVTGRRNEGYKANYSFAATKVAIPVTEIPGTVSTITQQLIRDRQAVRFDDIARNANVRVSNNGRTIIIRGFQSNTRLINGLRTLSDNYRFSAISPVVESYEVVKGPSSSMFGNMSPGGVLNLVTKKPLAEKRQTLSFSAGSFNTLRGDMDFTGKMTEDGKVLYRLNVFGQMSDTWQNNMKDNAFTVAPSFSFLPKEGTRINVDINHTRLLTMENDGIFPFKGKTIDETPIDFTVLQVGDGNKTTTTSLNLSLSQKITKNIDFNVSYLKDFLSWDDKRHATELYLGNAAWSNGDSSLSVYYGEWNAKMDADNVTGYVTANFNTGSLQHKSLIGYDYNVSLFNWGTYRYNTSPIGSVNVYDPSKSSNLDGTTYTLAATTYDRVNKTRDFANGIYFQDQVSVTDRLKVLLGLRHERYTFRLAYETPQENEVAQNAWLPKVGVTYILPSDTYVYGSYVTGFQPVSSGSLIYGTVEGGGNLKPEYSNQFEFGAKQELFGKKLLLTAAVYQITKTNVTQLTNPGVVDPNDRIWRQLGEVSSKGFEVEFNGAISQSFSVNGAYNYNDAKITEDLDPAKVGEKLGMAPLHQGNIWAKYEVKNNTVLNGFGIGFGAGFSSKTPMLQFPNISTPGYTVLDASLQYRIDRVLLSMNLNNIADKRYYTGANRERERYYTGAPRNILFRIGYNL
- a CDS encoding response regulator, encoding MIQKVLIAEDHESANISVQKTLEALQIFQPDYVYHCDDAALKIKKALHAGDPYDLLITDLYFEKDHRTQTLPGGHELIGAVKAEQPALKILVFSAESRPAIIQKLFDSPGIDAFVRKSRGDAQELLNAIHALYNNQRYYPRNLPEPMERRNAHDFTPFDITILTLMIQGKKVQDIPDYLKEKGIKPSGKSSVEKRLNTIKEVYQFTTNEQLIAYCVKKGIIE
- a CDS encoding thermonuclease family protein, which encodes MIHPSIKHRLPISLLLFCILSNIISCTETNGATAYTLEKNTTHSSPTYKVVKIKDGDTFVVLKDNTELTVRFEHIDCPEKNQPFGTKAKQFVSDQCFGKNITLQHHNKFDRNKRLIAEVLLADGRNLNKLLVENGLAWHFKKYSGDTAYAQLERMARNKKLGLWSEKDPVAPWLWRKK